The Synechocystis sp. PCC 7509 genome includes a window with the following:
- the nblB gene encoding phycobilisome degradation protein NblB has protein sequence MSANSESIKQMLASEDLGDRLRAVNQIRELEDQKIAFELAQTAIKDRNTRVRYAAVSQMDTLGGQDLERSLEVLRERLHNDPEPDVQAAAADCLGALKLTEAFEDLQQLYYNTPEWLVKFSIIATLGELGDPRSFDLLSEALNSDNDLVQTAAISSLGELGESRAVELLVPYATNSDWQIRYRVVQAMNNLGGDRARATLEVLAKDDVEAVATEARSYLH, from the coding sequence ATGAGTGCCAATTCTGAATCTATTAAGCAAATGCTCGCCTCGGAAGATTTGGGCGACAGATTGCGGGCGGTAAATCAAATTCGGGAACTAGAAGATCAAAAAATTGCTTTTGAACTTGCTCAAACTGCCATCAAAGATCGCAATACTCGCGTGCGTTACGCGGCGGTAAGTCAAATGGATACTCTAGGAGGACAAGATTTAGAGCGATCTTTAGAGGTGTTGCGCGAAAGGTTGCATAACGATCCAGAACCTGATGTTCAAGCCGCCGCCGCCGATTGCTTGGGTGCTTTGAAGCTTACCGAAGCCTTTGAAGACTTACAGCAACTTTATTACAATACGCCGGAATGGCTTGTGAAGTTTAGCATTATAGCTACTTTAGGCGAACTTGGCGATCCGCGCTCCTTTGACTTGCTAAGTGAAGCTTTAAATTCGGATAACGATTTAGTGCAAACGGCGGCGATTAGCTCTTTAGGAGAATTGGGAGAAAGTCGTGCTGTGGAGCTATTAGTTCCTTATGCTACAAATTCTGATTGGCAAATTCGCTATCGAGTCGTTCAAGCTATGAATAACTTGGGTGGCGATCGCGCTCGTGCTACTTTAGAAGTCTTAGCAAAAGATGATGTAGAAGCTGTAGCTACTGAAGCCCGGAGCTATTTGCATTAA
- a CDS encoding S-layer homology domain-containing protein has protein sequence MFHRFTAIISLLVLTLSACANSPTGSNLENLLSADPRLSATENQQSDRNSGLPTDFPLYPNAQLQGTVPPTPTANTATIFTTWVSADPANAVQSFYQNQLLAQNWQIVSQPTPESNALIARQNNLQVTVAIQDSTGTTEFTIEYVRNGDTTQAATPEATVSPVPQSGDENFVGPLPQSNPAPNTGTTTTQVFTDIDKASPQLRSYIEDLAALGVLSLPTTGNKTSSSSLFYPAKTITRREYARLLFAANNQINSSRPALQIREAAKDSQKTFQDVPPSDRDFAAIQGLADAGLIPSALSGDSSAVLFRPNAPLTREQLIVWKVPLDSRQALPNASVESIKDSWGFQDVAKIEPKALRAVFADFQNSDRSNIRRAFGYTTLFQPKKPVTRAEAAAVLWYFGNATEGLSAQEVLQINSTPETTEPSPQ, from the coding sequence GTGTTCCACCGATTTACTGCCATTATTAGTTTATTAGTGCTGACGTTGAGCGCCTGTGCAAACAGTCCCACAGGCAGTAATTTAGAGAATTTGTTAAGCGCCGATCCTCGGTTGTCGGCGACAGAAAACCAACAAAGCGATCGCAATTCTGGCTTACCTACGGATTTTCCGCTCTATCCCAATGCGCAATTGCAAGGGACTGTACCACCAACGCCAACCGCCAATACTGCAACTATATTTACTACTTGGGTTAGTGCCGATCCTGCTAACGCCGTTCAAAGCTTCTATCAAAACCAGTTACTAGCCCAAAACTGGCAAATTGTTAGCCAGCCAACGCCCGAAAGCAACGCTTTGATAGCTCGTCAAAACAATTTGCAAGTAACAGTAGCAATCCAAGATTCAACAGGGACAACAGAATTTACTATTGAGTATGTTCGTAATGGGGATACAACTCAAGCCGCTACTCCAGAGGCAACAGTATCACCAGTGCCACAAAGCGGCGACGAAAACTTTGTTGGACCTTTACCACAATCAAATCCTGCACCAAACACAGGTACAACTACAACCCAAGTATTTACAGATATCGATAAAGCATCTCCACAATTGCGATCGTATATTGAAGACTTGGCAGCCTTGGGTGTATTGTCGCTTCCAACTACAGGTAATAAAACTAGCTCTAGTTCGCTGTTTTACCCAGCAAAAACTATTACTCGCCGCGAATATGCCCGCTTGCTATTTGCTGCCAATAATCAAATTAATAGCAGCCGTCCGGCGTTGCAGATTCGGGAAGCCGCCAAAGATAGTCAAAAAACTTTTCAAGATGTACCTCCAAGCGATCGCGATTTTGCAGCAATTCAAGGATTAGCCGATGCTGGCTTAATTCCTAGTGCGTTATCGGGAGATAGCAGCGCCGTTTTATTTCGCCCTAACGCCCCTTTAACCCGCGAACAGTTGATTGTATGGAAAGTTCCTTTAGATAGCCGCCAAGCCTTACCTAATGCGTCGGTAGAGTCTATAAAAGATAGTTGGGGCTTTCAAGATGTAGCCAAAATTGAACCTAAAGCATTACGGGCAGTTTTTGCCGACTTTCAAAATAGCGACAGATCCAATATTCGCCGCGCTTTTGGCTATACAACCCTATTTCAACCCAAAAAACCCGTCACCCGTGCGGAAGCTGCCGCAGTTTTATGGTACTTTGGCAACGCTACTGAGGGCTTGTCCGCCCAGGAAGTATTGCAAATTAACAGTACGCCAGAAACGACGGAACCATCCCCACAATAA
- a CDS encoding CBS domain-containing protein, producing MPKTVAEAMTSLPVVVKPQTPLNEAIKIMAERRISGLPVVGDDDRLVGIISETDLMWQETGVTPPAYIMFLDSVIFLQNPATYERDLHKALGQTVGEVMSTDPITISADKPLKNAAQLLHDRDIRRLPVVDANNLVVGILTRGDIIRAMAASSD from the coding sequence ATGCCTAAAACCGTTGCTGAGGCGATGACTTCATTGCCCGTTGTCGTTAAGCCCCAAACGCCCCTAAATGAAGCAATTAAAATCATGGCAGAGCGTCGAATTAGCGGACTTCCCGTAGTCGGAGATGACGATCGCTTAGTAGGAATTATTTCCGAAACTGATCTCATGTGGCAAGAAACGGGAGTCACGCCTCCTGCCTACATTATGTTTCTTGATAGCGTGATTTTTCTGCAAAATCCTGCCACCTACGAGCGCGACTTGCATAAGGCTTTAGGGCAAACTGTAGGCGAAGTTATGAGTACCGATCCTATTACTATTTCTGCCGACAAACCCCTTAAAAATGCGGCTCAATTGCTGCACGATCGCGATATCCGACGCTTGCCAGTAGTTGATGCGAACAACCTCGTAGTTGGGATTCTAACTCGTGGTGATATTATCCGCGCGATGGCAGCAAGTTCAGACTAA